Proteins encoded together in one Labilibaculum sp. DW002 window:
- a CDS encoding DUF6588 family protein, translating into MKKLILLLILFAPFLGKAQDIEQFLLSGTEDASKLTKNYVNPVAKGFMYGLNSGWYTTARTHKKFGFDITFVANLAQVPSKDEAFNFVASDYKNISLQSGASSAQIETLMGGNNNETLLARIDAGGGSFDLANFSVPDGIGDDLPMSAVPSVTMQVGIGIPVIDADLKLRYLPKVGTSDLEVGMFGIGLQKSFSKMLKIDKTPFDVSALVAFTNLKAEYDIQDDSDFDGSGQMMEFSTNAITFQAIASVNLKLIEFYGAVGYNKAKMDVDIKGTYIVEYTEVNSGMTVVKETLTDPISVDFDASGVRATLGTRLNLGFFKIFADYTMQEYNTITGGIAFSFR; encoded by the coding sequence ATGAAAAAACTTATTTTACTACTAATATTGTTTGCTCCATTTTTAGGAAAAGCCCAAGACATTGAACAGTTTCTATTATCCGGAACCGAAGATGCTTCTAAATTGACAAAAAACTATGTAAATCCTGTAGCCAAAGGCTTTATGTATGGTTTAAATAGCGGCTGGTACACAACTGCCCGAACACATAAAAAATTTGGTTTCGATATTACGTTTGTTGCTAATTTAGCACAAGTGCCTAGCAAGGACGAGGCTTTTAATTTTGTTGCTTCTGATTACAAAAATATCAGCCTACAAAGTGGCGCAAGTTCTGCTCAAATCGAAACTTTAATGGGTGGTAATAATAATGAAACTTTGCTAGCCAGAATTGATGCTGGTGGTGGAAGTTTTGATCTTGCTAATTTTAGTGTTCCTGATGGTATAGGTGATGACCTACCAATGAGTGCCGTTCCTTCGGTAACGATGCAAGTGGGTATTGGTATTCCAGTAATCGATGCTGATTTAAAACTTAGATATCTCCCTAAAGTCGGAACCTCAGATTTAGAAGTAGGTATGTTTGGTATTGGTCTTCAGAAAAGTTTTAGCAAAATGCTAAAAATTGATAAAACGCCTTTTGATGTTTCTGCTTTAGTAGCCTTTACCAATCTAAAGGCCGAATACGATATTCAAGATGACTCAGATTTTGATGGCTCTGGACAAATGATGGAGTTCTCGACAAACGCAATTACATTCCAAGCCATTGCTTCCGTTAATTTAAAACTAATTGAGTTTTACGGAGCTGTAGGATACAATAAAGCCAAAATGGATGTCGATATTAAAGGAACTTACATCGTAGAGTATACAGAGGTTAATTCGGGTATGACAGTTGTTAAAGAAACTTTAACTGATCCTATATCTGTTGATTTTGACGCTAGCGGTGTACGAGCAACACTTGGTACTAGATTAAATCTAGGTTTCTTTAAGATTTTCGCCGACTACACCATGCAGGAATACAATACCATTACTGGTGGTATCGCTTTTAGTTTTAGATAA
- a CDS encoding ComEC/Rec2 family competence protein: MIFREFIRQNPFFRLLLPLIIGIVVAHAFSLPQMLYYSFVLVGLLGIMIFTFVAKFRKSYALRSLFGVFVFFTCIGAGGIRYFDDESSMQMNFDNSSVGLLGNIVEQPVEKANSYAVVFKVKQQNKGNDWQNEGSKMMLYLQKDKQVRSLQMGDQLLLNSSIRQVKNLGNPYEFDYASYLKTQHILYTSYVDSLSWNRVGKNTDFSFRVIAAQWRDNLLEIYRKNGIKGESFDILAALTLGYKTSLDPDTKKAWANAGAMHVLAVSGLHVGIIYLIMSFLLRFLTKLKYGSLLRGFVLLITLWLYAFLTGLSPSVMRSASMFSFIVIGEMLKRNGSVYNSLAVSAFFLLLLDPFLLFTVGFQFSYLAVVSIVFFQPKLDKLLQIRSFVLRWSWKLFTVSLAAQIGTFPLAIFYFHQFPSYFLISGYIVILMAGVLIYLSAILLILSPIEILSKYLGWLLQNVVEMMNYLIIKIQNWPGSVVKNLSMNSMELVLIYGLILSLISLLVFKKRKAIYTFLMLVICLQIPSTYALFKEGEAELIVFNSQRNSIIGMINDKKATFLIDAELPKDKKDRIIGPYILGKGIVDVKYEELKPVDIRIIGGKVIVIIGKKVESIDKIVSSLNPDFIIYRKSGLKTKNILTKKQPNCQVIFDASLYSKDRRKFLIDQNIDKNDIIDIQTYGACVCQL, from the coding sequence ATGATCTTTAGAGAGTTTATACGTCAAAATCCATTTTTCCGCCTTTTACTCCCTTTGATAATTGGAATTGTAGTTGCCCATGCATTTTCATTGCCTCAAATGTTATACTATTCCTTCGTATTAGTCGGTTTATTGGGAATTATGATTTTTACATTTGTTGCAAAGTTTCGAAAGTCATATGCTCTCCGTTCCTTATTTGGAGTATTTGTTTTTTTCACTTGTATTGGAGCTGGAGGTATACGATATTTTGATGACGAATCATCAATGCAAATGAACTTTGATAATTCTTCCGTTGGTTTGTTGGGAAATATTGTAGAGCAGCCTGTCGAAAAAGCGAATAGTTATGCTGTTGTTTTTAAGGTAAAACAGCAGAATAAAGGGAATGATTGGCAAAATGAGGGCAGTAAAATGATGCTTTACCTGCAAAAAGATAAGCAGGTAAGAAGTTTGCAAATGGGAGATCAGCTTTTGCTGAATAGTAGCATCAGGCAAGTAAAGAATTTGGGTAATCCGTATGAGTTTGATTACGCGTCTTATTTGAAGACTCAACATATTTTATATACATCTTACGTAGATTCTTTATCATGGAATAGGGTTGGAAAGAATACAGATTTTTCTTTTCGTGTAATTGCTGCCCAATGGAGAGATAACCTTTTGGAAATCTACCGGAAGAATGGAATTAAAGGTGAAAGCTTTGATATTCTTGCTGCCTTAACCTTAGGATATAAAACAAGTCTCGATCCGGATACGAAAAAAGCATGGGCAAATGCAGGCGCGATGCACGTACTGGCCGTTTCTGGTTTGCATGTCGGAATTATTTACCTAATTATGAGCTTCTTATTGCGGTTTCTAACAAAACTAAAATATGGTAGTTTACTAAGAGGATTCGTTTTGCTCATTACACTTTGGTTGTATGCATTTTTAACAGGCTTGTCTCCATCAGTAATGCGCTCGGCTAGCATGTTTAGTTTTATTGTTATTGGAGAAATGCTAAAACGAAATGGAAGTGTTTATAATTCGTTAGCTGTTTCTGCATTTTTTCTTTTACTATTAGATCCTTTTTTACTTTTTACAGTAGGTTTTCAATTTTCATATTTAGCAGTTGTAAGTATTGTTTTTTTTCAGCCTAAACTTGATAAATTATTGCAGATACGTTCTTTTGTATTAAGGTGGTCTTGGAAATTATTTACCGTTTCGTTGGCTGCACAAATTGGAACGTTTCCATTGGCTATATTTTATTTCCATCAATTTCCATCGTATTTTCTCATTTCTGGATATATCGTAATATTAATGGCTGGTGTATTAATTTACCTTTCAGCAATATTGCTCATTTTATCTCCAATAGAAATTCTCTCTAAGTATTTAGGATGGTTATTGCAAAACGTGGTTGAGATGATGAATTACCTTATCATTAAAATTCAAAACTGGCCAGGATCTGTAGTTAAAAACCTATCAATGAATTCAATGGAACTAGTGCTTATCTATGGATTAATTCTTTCGTTAATTAGTCTTTTGGTTTTTAAGAAGAGAAAGGCAATTTATACATTTTTAATGCTGGTTATTTGTCTTCAGATTCCTTCTACATATGCTTTGTTTAAAGAAGGGGAAGCTGAATTAATTGTATTCAATTCGCAAAGGAATAGTATCATTGGAATGATAAATGACAAGAAAGCCACTTTTCTTATAGATGCCGAATTACCAAAGGATAAAAAGGATCGAATAATTGGTCCTTATATATTAGGGAAAGGGATTGTTGATGTTAAATATGAAGAGCTAAAACCTGTAGATATTCGAATAATAGGAGGGAAAGTAATTGTAATTATTGGTAAAAAAGTAGAGTCGATAGACAAGATTGTAAGCTCTCTAAATCCAGATTTTATCATTTATCGCAAGAGCGGATTGAAAACGAAAAATATTTTAACAAAAAAACAGCCCAATTGTCAAGTGATTTTTGATGCCTCTCTCTATTCCAAAGACAGGAGGAAGTTTTTGATTGATCAGAATATCGATAAAAATGATATTATTGATATTCAGACTTATGGAGCTTGTGTTTGCCAGCTATAG
- the trkA gene encoding Trk system potassium transporter TrkA, with product MKIVIAGAGAVGTHLAKMLSHQDHDIILIDSDEEKLKLIDSHLDLLTIVGSSSSIKDLKEANVKKADLFIAVTQSEETNITSSLLAKKLGAKRTIARINNQEYLVPENKDFLKSLGIDEFVYPERLAAKEVINYLSRSGTRQMYEFSGGKLLLYGIKISSKSVIMDKTMVEVAEMTKNLDFRAVAIKRGDTTIIPRGHNRFSRGDLVFVVSKPEIMEKVMLLTGKQKYKIKKAMILGGSRIGQKTAMELGKKMNLKLLEIDKEKSLKLADRLQDALVINGDGRDLDLLREEGIQKMDAFVAVTGNSETNILACLLASKMGVKRTIAEVENIDYIDLADSIGVGAMINKKLLAASYIYRFTMDADVQHCKWLTVSDAEVIELVAQSNSKITQGKLKDIDFPEDANIGGIIRGDEGIIATGDTQIQAGDQVVVFTMPSAIKKVEKIFK from the coding sequence ATGAAGATTGTAATTGCTGGAGCAGGCGCAGTAGGAACTCACCTGGCAAAAATGCTTAGTCATCAAGATCATGATATAATATTGATTGATAGTGATGAAGAGAAATTGAAACTTATTGATTCTCACCTGGATTTATTAACCATAGTTGGATCGAGCTCTTCTATAAAGGATCTGAAAGAAGCGAATGTGAAGAAGGCAGATTTATTTATTGCCGTAACACAATCGGAAGAGACTAATATCACATCAAGTCTACTTGCAAAGAAGCTTGGTGCCAAGCGCACTATTGCTCGTATTAATAATCAAGAATACTTAGTTCCGGAAAACAAAGATTTTTTAAAAAGTTTAGGGATTGATGAATTTGTATATCCTGAACGTTTGGCAGCTAAAGAAGTAATTAATTACTTATCTCGTTCTGGTACACGTCAGATGTACGAATTTTCCGGGGGGAAGCTACTTTTATATGGTATAAAGATTAGCAGCAAGTCCGTAATTATGGATAAAACAATGGTCGAAGTTGCTGAAATGACTAAAAATTTAGATTTTAGAGCTGTTGCAATAAAACGAGGTGACACAACCATTATCCCAAGAGGTCATAATCGCTTTTCCCGAGGTGATTTGGTTTTTGTTGTAAGCAAGCCTGAGATTATGGAAAAAGTCATGCTTTTAACAGGAAAACAAAAATATAAGATTAAAAAAGCTATGATTCTTGGTGGTAGTCGTATTGGACAGAAAACCGCTATGGAGTTAGGCAAGAAAATGAATTTGAAATTATTGGAGATCGATAAGGAAAAAAGTCTTAAGCTTGCGGATAGACTACAAGATGCTTTGGTAATTAATGGTGATGGTCGCGATTTGGACCTTTTACGTGAAGAAGGGATTCAGAAAATGGATGCTTTTGTAGCCGTAACAGGTAACTCTGAAACAAATATTTTAGCTTGTCTTCTTGCAAGTAAAATGGGAGTGAAGCGTACTATTGCAGAGGTTGAGAATATTGATTATATCGATTTGGCTGATAGCATTGGTGTTGGAGCCATGATTAATAAAAAGTTGCTTGCCGCAAGTTATATCTATCGATTTACAATGGATGCTGATGTTCAGCATTGTAAATGGTTGACTGTTTCAGATGCAGAAGTTATTGAACTTGTAGCTCAATCAAACTCTAAAATTACTCAAGGGAAATTGAAAGATATTGATTTTCCAGAAGACGCTAATATTGGGGGTATTATTCGTGGTGATGAAGGTATTATTGCTACTGGTGATACTCAGATTCAAGCAGGTGATCAAGTTGTTGTTTTTACTATGCCTTCAGCAATTAAGAAAGTCGAAAAGATTTTTAAATAA